A DNA window from Paraburkholderia phytofirmans OLGA172 contains the following coding sequences:
- a CDS encoding IS4 family transposase: protein MKIRNDAGAWVDEEFETLDLGDPRRDRRAKELIKRFASRPTASIPGACEGWAETMAAYRFLGNERIDWRDMMQPHWDRTTARMGALPVVLCIADTTELNFNGQDIEGAGPLSYEAQVGMYLHATYAVTPDREPLGVMNAWMWARESRDANGRRGGVRESARWIESYEIVAEQARALPDARLVYVADREGDIAALMQRAQELGEPADWLIRSQHNRALKDEEKLWDKVHAGNVLGRISFVLPGRSGQKAREVKQELRSQRITLPGRVSVTLTCVEAYEVDAPAGVKPVIWRLVTNREAGDADALIELIDWYRARWEIEMFFNVLKNACRVEALQLSQMERVEKALALYMVVSWRIARLMRVGRTCPELNASLFFAADEIHGAHVLCKKARPKKPPTLNQMIRMIASLGGFLGRKSDGEPGAKTLWIGMQRVMDAVSTIQILRDGYDTSV from the coding sequence ATGAAGATCCGAAACGACGCGGGAGCATGGGTGGACGAAGAATTTGAGACTCTGGATTTGGGCGATCCACGGCGAGACCGGCGCGCGAAGGAACTGATCAAACGGTTTGCCAGCCGGCCCACGGCCAGCATTCCGGGCGCGTGCGAAGGCTGGGCCGAGACGATGGCAGCATATCGCTTTCTAGGCAATGAGCGCATCGACTGGCGCGACATGATGCAGCCGCATTGGGATCGCACCACGGCGCGCATGGGAGCGTTGCCGGTGGTGCTGTGCATTGCCGATACGACAGAGCTGAACTTTAACGGTCAGGACATCGAAGGGGCCGGCCCACTCAGTTATGAAGCACAGGTGGGCATGTATCTTCACGCGACTTATGCGGTGACACCGGATCGGGAGCCGCTGGGTGTGATGAATGCCTGGATGTGGGCGCGCGAGTCACGCGATGCAAACGGCAGGCGTGGCGGAGTCAGGGAAAGTGCGCGGTGGATCGAAAGCTATGAGATCGTGGCCGAACAGGCACGGGCCCTGCCAGACGCGCGGCTGGTGTATGTGGCCGATCGTGAAGGCGACATCGCGGCGCTCATGCAGCGTGCGCAGGAATTGGGTGAACCGGCGGACTGGCTGATCCGCTCGCAGCACAACCGTGCCTTGAAGGACGAAGAAAAGCTGTGGGACAAGGTGCACGCGGGTAACGTGCTCGGCCGTATCAGTTTCGTGCTGCCCGGGCGCAGTGGCCAGAAGGCACGTGAAGTGAAGCAGGAACTGCGCAGCCAGCGCATTACGCTGCCCGGTCGCGTCAGCGTCACGCTCACCTGCGTCGAGGCGTATGAGGTGGATGCGCCAGCGGGCGTAAAGCCAGTCATCTGGCGTCTTGTGACCAACCGCGAAGCGGGTGATGCGGATGCGCTCATCGAACTCATCGACTGGTACCGCGCGAGATGGGAAATAGAAATGTTCTTCAATGTCCTGAAGAACGCCTGCCGGGTTGAGGCGCTGCAGCTCTCGCAGATGGAACGGGTAGAGAAGGCACTTGCGCTGTACATGGTCGTATCGTGGCGTATTGCACGGCTCATGCGTGTGGGCAGAACGTGTCCGGAGCTAAACGCGTCGCTATTCTTCGCGGCTGACGAGATACATGGTGCTCACGTGCTCTGCAAGAAGGCGCGTCCGAAAAAACCACCGACACTGAACCAGATGATACGGATGATCGCGTCACTGGGTGGATTCCTCGGGCGCAAGAGCGATGGTGAACCGGGCGCGAAGACGTTGTGGATTGGCATGCAGCGAGTCATGGATGCTGTGAGCACCATCCAGATCTTGCGCGACGGCTACGACACTTCTGTATAA
- the fabI gene encoding enoyl-ACP reductase FabI has protein sequence MKPIIDLAGKRGLVVGIANEHSIATGCATVFRAAGAELAVTYLNDKAEPFVRPVAQALESCIVLPCDVRIPGQLEAVFERIEKDWGRLDFVLHSIAFAPAGDLHASLADCSAEGFALAMDVSCHSFIRMARLALPLMTDGGSLMTVSFYGAERAVEHYNVMGPVKAALESSVRYLAADLAARRIHVHAISAGAVKTRAATGIDHFDALLDDVRAHTPAQHLVTIEEIGRIAAVLASDAGMTLTGSTIYADGGFHVMA, from the coding sequence ATGAAGCCGATCATCGATCTGGCCGGCAAACGCGGACTGGTCGTCGGCATTGCCAACGAGCACAGCATCGCCACGGGCTGCGCCACCGTGTTTCGCGCGGCCGGCGCAGAGCTGGCGGTCACGTACCTGAACGACAAAGCCGAGCCGTTTGTGCGCCCTGTTGCACAGGCGCTTGAGTCGTGCATCGTTTTGCCCTGTGACGTGCGCATTCCCGGTCAACTGGAAGCGGTATTCGAGCGGATCGAGAAAGACTGGGGGCGGCTCGACTTCGTACTCCATTCGATCGCCTTCGCGCCGGCCGGCGATCTGCACGCCAGCCTGGCTGACTGCTCGGCCGAAGGCTTCGCGCTCGCGATGGACGTTTCCTGCCACTCCTTCATCCGCATGGCCAGGCTCGCGCTGCCTCTCATGACAGATGGTGGAAGCCTGATGACGGTGAGCTTTTACGGCGCCGAGCGCGCAGTCGAACACTATAACGTCATGGGTCCTGTGAAGGCAGCACTCGAGTCGAGCGTGCGTTATCTCGCTGCCGACCTGGCGGCACGCCGTATTCATGTTCACGCCATTTCCGCCGGCGCAGTCAAGACACGTGCCGCGACCGGCATCGACCACTTCGATGCATTGCTTGACGACGTTCGTGCGCACACGCCGGCGCAGCATCTCGTCACGATCGAGGAAATCGGCCGGATCGCGGCCGTCCTCGCGAGCGACGCAGGGATGACCCTGACGGGCTCGACAATCTATGCAGATGGGGGCTTTCATGTGATGGCGTGA
- a CDS encoding HAD-IC family P-type ATPase, which translates to MSSLPETTSTSVLEDRPSDGLTTEEAQRRLELFGPNSMPDTATPPWSRALGKFWAPVPWMLEAAIVLQLVLGEYVEAAVIAALLTFNAALGFFQENRAQATLDALKSRLALVTPVRRDGVWTTVPVAQLVPGDIVKVSLGCIVGADVRLLEGEVLLDQSTLTGESLPIEGGPGLQTYAGALVRRGEAAAEVTATGSRTKFGQTAELVRIAHVPSSQQRAVMRVVRNLAMFNGVIVLVQIGYASSLRMPLAEIVPLALTAILAAIPVALPATFTLATALGARVLAKLGVLPTRLSAIDEAASMDVLCADKTGTLTRNELAVTVVRAMAGFDDAHVLGLAALASSEGGQDPVDTAIRNASRCASMPDLPRLIRFVPFDPANKMSEALASDRDDRAIRIVKGAFERVTALTQSSPEAIAAAQALQAQGFRVLAVGVGAPDALKLAGLIALSDPPRADSARLIADLLGMGVHTVMVTGDAAATAAVVAHAVGLDGAVSPPGLQPEPLRAEAYAIFAGVFPEDKFRIVKAFQSGGHIVGMCGDGANDAPALRQAQMGIAVSTATDVAKSAAGIVLTEPGLGGVVTAVREGRITFQRILTYMLRSVTRKIDQMLFLTVGLIMTGHAILTPMLMVVLMTTGDFLAMSSTTDNVRPSQKPNAWQIDHVTIAGIVLACCNLLFCSGFLAVGKFWLDLGTGQLQTLTVVILAFSGQAVLYVVRERRRLWSSCPGRWLVLSSVVDVLFIATLATRGILMSPLPLLWVGVMLGAAATFAFVLDLVKVAVFGRLKMT; encoded by the coding sequence ATGAGCTCCTTACCCGAAACCACCTCAACAAGCGTGCTCGAAGATCGACCATCCGATGGTTTGACAACCGAAGAGGCGCAGCGCCGGCTCGAACTGTTTGGCCCGAACAGCATGCCCGACACGGCGACGCCGCCATGGAGCCGCGCGCTAGGCAAATTCTGGGCACCGGTTCCGTGGATGCTGGAAGCTGCGATCGTCCTGCAGCTGGTGCTAGGCGAGTATGTCGAAGCCGCGGTGATTGCCGCACTCCTGACATTCAACGCCGCCTTGGGTTTCTTTCAGGAAAACCGCGCACAGGCAACGCTGGACGCCCTGAAGTCGCGGCTCGCACTGGTCACCCCGGTCCGGCGTGACGGCGTATGGACGACGGTGCCGGTCGCACAACTGGTGCCAGGCGACATCGTGAAGGTTTCGCTCGGCTGCATTGTGGGCGCCGATGTGCGCCTGCTCGAAGGGGAGGTACTGCTCGACCAATCGACCCTCACAGGTGAGTCGCTGCCCATCGAAGGCGGTCCGGGCTTGCAGACCTACGCCGGGGCACTCGTGCGGCGCGGAGAAGCAGCCGCAGAAGTCACGGCGACCGGCAGCCGCACGAAATTCGGGCAAACCGCCGAGCTGGTTCGTATCGCCCACGTCCCCAGTTCGCAGCAGCGGGCCGTGATGCGGGTAGTGCGAAATCTTGCCATGTTCAATGGCGTTATCGTTCTCGTCCAGATCGGTTACGCGTCCTCGCTGCGCATGCCGCTGGCCGAGATCGTGCCTCTCGCACTGACCGCTATCCTGGCAGCCATTCCTGTGGCACTGCCGGCGACCTTTACGCTGGCAACCGCATTGGGTGCCAGGGTGCTTGCGAAGCTGGGCGTTCTTCCGACGCGCTTGTCCGCGATTGACGAGGCGGCGTCCATGGATGTTCTCTGTGCCGACAAGACGGGCACCTTGACGCGCAACGAACTGGCGGTCACGGTGGTGCGCGCCATGGCTGGCTTCGATGATGCGCATGTCCTCGGACTTGCCGCGCTGGCAAGTTCGGAGGGCGGTCAGGATCCGGTCGATACGGCAATCCGCAATGCGTCCCGCTGCGCTTCCATGCCGGATCTGCCCAGGCTCATCAGGTTTGTGCCGTTCGACCCGGCGAACAAGATGTCCGAAGCGCTCGCGTCGGATAGGGACGATCGCGCGATCCGGATTGTCAAGGGTGCGTTTGAGCGAGTGACTGCGCTGACGCAATCGTCACCCGAAGCGATCGCCGCGGCGCAGGCGCTGCAGGCACAGGGCTTCCGGGTACTGGCGGTCGGCGTGGGCGCGCCGGACGCGCTGAAGCTCGCCGGTCTGATTGCGTTGAGCGACCCGCCCAGAGCCGATTCGGCCCGGCTGATCGCGGATCTGCTCGGGATGGGCGTGCATACCGTGATGGTGACAGGCGATGCGGCGGCGACGGCCGCCGTTGTCGCCCATGCGGTTGGGCTCGATGGCGCAGTCTCTCCGCCTGGGCTGCAGCCTGAGCCATTGCGTGCCGAAGCGTATGCGATCTTCGCTGGTGTGTTCCCCGAGGACAAATTCCGCATCGTCAAGGCGTTCCAGAGCGGCGGCCATATTGTCGGCATGTGTGGTGACGGCGCAAACGACGCCCCTGCGCTGCGCCAGGCACAAATGGGCATTGCCGTCTCGACGGCCACCGATGTCGCCAAGTCCGCGGCAGGTATCGTGCTGACCGAGCCGGGCCTTGGCGGCGTCGTGACTGCGGTACGCGAGGGACGGATCACGTTCCAGCGGATCCTCACTTATATGTTGAGGTCGGTCACGCGCAAAATTGATCAAATGCTGTTCCTGACGGTGGGCCTGATCATGACCGGCCACGCAATCCTGACGCCAATGCTGATGGTTGTGCTCATGACCACGGGCGATTTCCTCGCCATGTCGTCGACGACCGACAACGTGCGGCCATCGCAGAAGCCCAATGCCTGGCAGATCGACCATGTGACGATCGCGGGTATCGTGCTGGCGTGCTGCAATCTGCTCTTTTGCAGCGGATTCCTTGCCGTTGGCAAGTTCTGGCTGGACCTTGGCACTGGCCAGTTGCAAACGCTCACGGTCGTCATTCTGGCATTCAGTGGTCAGGCTGTCCTGTATGTGGTCCGCGAGCGCCGGCGTCTGTGGAGTTCTTGCCCGGGCCGTTGGCTGGTCCTGTCCTCGGTGGTCGACGTGTTGTTCATTGCGACCCTCGCAACACGTGGAATACTGATGTCCCCCTTGCCGCTGCTGTGGGTCGGCGTCATGTTAGGTGCGGCCGCTACCTTCGCTTTCGTCCTGGATCTCGTGAAGGTTGCCGTATTTGGCCGCCTGAAGATGACGTAG